In a genomic window of Phragmites australis chromosome 14, lpPhrAust1.1, whole genome shotgun sequence:
- the LOC133890701 gene encoding methionine aminopeptidase 1B, chloroplastic-like has product MAGLGAGMGTRPSAALQVLAGRPLAAPAAPLLPARSGKMIAPKRCFIVSSRLAWVEDELKEIRKSQEQSSVKSKKRPPLRRGKVSPQLPVPEHIPRPSYVGSKGLPELCNVRQIHDAQGIAGMRAACKLAARALNFAGTLVKPSITTNEINVAVHNMIIEAGAYPSPLGYCGFPKSVCTSVNECVCHGIPDSTQLQNGDIINIDVNVFLNGYHGGTSRTFVCGHVDESIKHFMKAAEECLDKGISVCRDGVNYRKIGKKISKLAYFYGYYVVERFVGHGIGTMYHSEPLILHHANENSGRMVEGQTFTIEPILTMEKTECVTWEDGWTTVTADGSWAAQFEHTILVTRTGAEILTKV; this is encoded by the exons ATGGCCGGGCTCGGTGCGGGCATGGGCACGCGCCCCTCCGCTGCCTTGCAGGTCCTCGCGGGGCGGCCGCTCGCCGCCCCGGCCGCCCCGCTCCTCCCAGCCCGCTCCG GGAAAATGATAGCGCCAAAGCGATGCTTCATTGTGTCAAGTAGACTTGCATGGGTGGAAGATGAGCTCAAGGAAATAAGAAA GTCACAAGAGCAAAGTTCAGTAAAATCAAAGAAAAGGCCACCGTTGAGGCGTGGAAAGGTCTCCCCGCAGCTTCCTGTACCAGAGCACATTCCAAGACCATCTTATGTTGGTTCAAAAGGATTGCCAGAGCTATGCAATGTGCGCCAAATACACGATGCTCAAGGTATTGCTGGAATGAGAGCTGCTTGCAAACTTGCTGCCCGTGCACTGAACTTTGCTGGAACTTTAGTTAAG CCATCGATTACTACAAATGAAATCAATGTAGCAGTGCATAATATGATCATTGAAGCTGGTGCTTATCCTTCTCCACTTGGCTATTGTGGATTTCCTAAAAGTGTATGTACATCAGTAAATGAGTGTGTCTGTCATGGAATACCTGATTCAACACAGCTGCAG AATGGGGACATTATAAATATTGATGTAAATGTGTTCCTGAAT GGATACCACGGGGGTACTTCCAGAACATTCGTATGTGGACATGTGGATGAATCTATCAAGCATTTTATGAAG GCAGCTGAAGAATGCTTGGACAAGGGCATTTCTGTCTGCAGGGATGGTGTGAACTACAGAAAGATTGGCAAGaaaataag TAAGCTTGCTTATTTTTATGGCTATTATGTGGTGGAGCGCTTTGTTGGACATGGGATTGGAACTATGTATCATTCTGAGCCACTTATCCTACATCATG CCAATGAAAACTCAGGGCGGATGGTTGAAGGTCAAACATTTACAATTG AACCTATACTTACAATGGAAAAAACAGAGTGTGTGACATGGGAAGATGGATGGACCACTGTCACTGCCGACGGTAGCTGGGCCGCTCAGTTTGAGCATACCATACTGGTCACCAGGACTGGTGCAGAAATATTGACAAAAGTTTGA